A genomic stretch from Desulfolutivibrio sulfodismutans DSM 3696 includes:
- a CDS encoding MATE family efflux transporter → MSSTAAHRGAYRRVLAIGLPLVVSMGATTLMLFTDRMFLGNYSLDAIAAAMPAGIASFAILSFFIGTAGYTGVFIAQYTGAGRPQRVGAALWQGVWFCLLAGVFSAAASLLAGPLFALAGHPHDVRVLEEPYFRILMLGGVFAILDAAFSGFFTGRGLTRVVMAVNLTGAILNIPLDYALIYGAFGFPELGIRGAALATVAGGAVSAALFTALIFTQKNERLFRVRSAWALDRDLFTRLMKYGLPGGVQFFLDIFAITFFVFLVGRIGKEELAATNIVFSINTLTFLPMVGFSVAASTLVGQALGAGDPDAAHRDTMATLRLTLGYMTAVALLFVVFPEVFLVLFRPRDLDAAGYAAITATGVWLMRFVAVYSIFDAVGMILFGALKGAGDSRYLMLSMGGAAILVMILPTYVAVETFGAGVYAAWAFLTAYVVALAGLMWLRYRGGKWRRMRVIEGAG, encoded by the coding sequence ATGTCTTCCACAGCCGCACACCGGGGCGCCTACCGGCGCGTTTTGGCCATCGGTCTGCCCCTGGTGGTCAGCATGGGCGCCACCACGCTCATGCTTTTTACCGACCGGATGTTTCTGGGCAACTATTCCCTCGACGCCATCGCCGCCGCCATGCCCGCAGGCATCGCCTCCTTCGCCATTCTGTCCTTTTTCATCGGCACGGCCGGGTACACCGGGGTGTTCATCGCCCAGTACACCGGGGCCGGGCGTCCGCAGCGCGTGGGGGCGGCCCTGTGGCAGGGGGTGTGGTTCTGCCTGCTGGCCGGGGTGTTTTCAGCGGCGGCCTCGCTTCTGGCCGGGCCGCTTTTCGCCCTGGCCGGACATCCGCACGACGTGCGCGTCCTGGAGGAGCCGTATTTTCGCATTCTGATGCTGGGCGGGGTGTTCGCCATCCTGGACGCCGCCTTTTCGGGTTTTTTCACCGGCCGGGGGCTGACCCGGGTGGTCATGGCGGTTAACCTGACGGGGGCGATCCTCAACATCCCCCTGGACTACGCCCTGATCTACGGGGCCTTCGGGTTTCCCGAACTGGGCATCCGGGGAGCGGCCCTGGCCACCGTGGCCGGGGGGGCCGTGAGCGCGGCGCTTTTTACGGCGCTCATCTTCACCCAAAAAAACGAGCGGCTTTTCCGGGTCAGAAGCGCATGGGCCCTGGATCGCGATCTTTTCACGCGGCTTATGAAATACGGCCTGCCCGGCGGCGTCCAGTTCTTCCTGGACATCTTCGCCATCACCTTTTTCGTCTTTTTGGTGGGACGCATCGGCAAGGAAGAACTGGCGGCCACCAACATCGTCTTCTCCATCAACACCCTGACCTTTTTGCCCATGGTCGGGTTCTCGGTTGCGGCCAGCACCCTGGTGGGCCAGGCCCTGGGCGCGGGCGATCCCGATGCCGCCCATCGCGACACCATGGCCACGCTTCGCCTGACGCTGGGCTACATGACCGCCGTGGCCCTGCTGTTCGTGGTTTTTCCCGAGGTGTTTTTGGTTCTGTTCCGGCCCCGGGACTTGGATGCCGCCGGATATGCGGCCATCACCGCAACCGGGGTCTGGCTGATGCGTTTCGTGGCCGTCTATTCGATCTTCGACGCCGTAGGCATGATCCTCTTCGGGGCGCTCAAGGGGGCGGGCGACAGCCGCTATCTCATGTTGTCCATGGGCGGCGCGGCCATCTTGGTGATGATCCTGCCCACCTACGTGGCGGTGGAGACCTTCGGGGCCGGGGTGTATGCGGCCTGGGCCTTTCTGACGGCCTACGTCGTGGCCTTGGCCGGGCTCATGTGGCTGCGCTACCGGGGCGGCAAATGGCGGCGCATGCGGGTCATCGAGGGGGCGGGATAG
- a CDS encoding peptidoglycan-binding protein yields the protein MFTGKDILEVATRHLGEKYVYGCECPLGNPAWTGPWDCAEFVSWCAYQAYKIVFGAKPEGLHKANAYSGYWASDAREKNAVIALADACGIPGAILVRIPRSDAVHRDGHVAISLGTGEAVEARGTRFGVGIFPVAGRPWSMGVLLPGVTYEPPKAILGLTDAATPCFELDSPYQRGPAIRTIQAALAANGIHPGAMDGVFGPMLHAAVLAFQAARGLTPDGIVGSETAQALGISWPIPLLADDLWSAASPPTTPARPDEPGPEDVRPANADPAQDNAVTFTFEFASGRHYATASTGMRLCLGSPQHHVDDMPRLGLAQKPAHLAHLAIAGVYDPKDFDASHPGWSAFLHPTILAESGGYFGRINSYDRAGFTFGCPQFAAHTPGANLILLFRRLLTLPTARSYFPDLSLETDGQGEPRVHCLDQHGRMQNLETASQVLRPNGRTELQLLDFMRYLNANPVEVDQAELLALARLILWCVEDDEARRAQVDLAVTTSQKKLAAAAKKIPDLEGKPWQEACMVFDILHQGRGRYADIAAALEEHDPLEALSRVSIGPLPVQRIKTVRAVMDAITQQGVLNDWSPWDDIFG from the coding sequence ATGTTCACAGGAAAGGACATCCTTGAGGTCGCCACACGCCATCTCGGAGAAAAATACGTCTACGGCTGCGAGTGCCCGCTTGGCAATCCAGCCTGGACTGGTCCCTGGGACTGCGCGGAGTTCGTTTCCTGGTGCGCCTATCAGGCCTACAAGATCGTGTTCGGAGCCAAGCCCGAGGGGCTGCACAAGGCCAACGCCTATTCCGGCTACTGGGCCAGCGATGCCCGGGAAAAAAACGCCGTTATCGCCCTTGCCGACGCCTGCGGCATTCCTGGCGCCATCCTGGTCCGCATTCCCAGATCCGACGCCGTACATCGCGATGGGCATGTGGCCATCTCGCTCGGAACGGGTGAGGCCGTGGAGGCCAGGGGGACGCGCTTCGGGGTGGGAATCTTCCCCGTGGCCGGTCGCCCCTGGAGCATGGGAGTTCTCCTCCCCGGCGTCACCTACGAGCCGCCCAAGGCCATTTTGGGGCTCACTGACGCCGCCACGCCATGTTTCGAGTTGGATTCGCCCTACCAACGAGGCCCGGCAATCCGGACCATCCAGGCCGCCCTGGCGGCCAACGGCATACACCCTGGGGCCATGGACGGCGTCTTCGGCCCCATGCTTCATGCCGCCGTGCTGGCCTTCCAAGCCGCCCGGGGACTGACGCCTGACGGCATCGTTGGTTCCGAGACGGCACAGGCGCTTGGAATATCTTGGCCTATCCCGCTCTTGGCCGACGATCTGTGGAGTGCGGCGTCCCCCCCTACTACTCCGGCCCGGCCTGACGAACCCGGCCCCGAGGATGTACGCCCAGCGAACGCCGACCCGGCGCAGGATAACGCCGTCACCTTCACCTTCGAGTTTGCCTCGGGGCGGCATTACGCCACCGCCTCGACCGGCATGCGACTGTGCCTGGGCTCGCCTCAGCACCATGTGGACGACATGCCCCGGCTGGGTTTGGCCCAAAAGCCCGCCCATCTGGCCCACCTCGCCATAGCCGGGGTTTACGACCCGAAAGACTTCGACGCCAGCCACCCTGGCTGGAGCGCCTTTCTCCACCCGACCATCCTGGCCGAAAGCGGCGGCTATTTCGGACGGATTAATTCCTACGATCGGGCGGGATTCACCTTCGGATGCCCCCAATTCGCCGCCCATACCCCGGGGGCCAACCTTATCCTGCTCTTTCGCCGGCTTCTGACGCTGCCGACAGCCCGTTCCTACTTTCCAGACCTGAGTTTGGAAACGGATGGGCAGGGTGAACCCCGGGTCCATTGCCTGGATCAGCACGGGCGTATGCAAAACCTGGAAACGGCAAGCCAGGTGTTGCGGCCGAATGGGCGCACGGAGCTGCAGCTGCTGGACTTCATGCGCTATCTCAACGCAAACCCGGTGGAGGTAGATCAGGCGGAACTTCTGGCCCTGGCCCGACTCATACTCTGGTGCGTGGAGGACGACGAGGCCCGGAGGGCCCAGGTGGATCTGGCCGTGACGACCTCCCAAAAGAAACTGGCCGCCGCTGCAAAAAAGATCCCCGACCTCGAGGGAAAGCCCTGGCAGGAGGCCTGCATGGTATTCGACATCCTGCACCAGGGGCGTGGGCGCTATGCCGATATCGCTGCCGCCCTGGAGGAGCATGATCCGCTTGAGGCCTTAAGCAGGGTCAGCATCGGCCCTCTGCCCGTGCAGCGCATCAAGACCGTGCGGGCGGTGATGGACGCAATCACGCAGCAAGGCGTGCTCAATGACTGGTCGCCATGGGATGACATTTTTGGCTAA